In the Nerophis ophidion isolate RoL-2023_Sa linkage group LG19, RoL_Noph_v1.0, whole genome shotgun sequence genome, tccggctgccacctactggtagggaagagtattacacggttactctgccaagctctagacagcaccgacactcaacaacaacacatcatttgcagactataaatactggtttgcataaaatgtttttaacccaaataccccccgcgaccccaaaagggaataagcggtagaaaatggatggatggataggtgaaattagataatctcctacggcacaccagactgtatctcatggcacactggtgtgccacggcacagttgttgaaaaacactgttctaaggaaaaaatgaaaacattataatgataataataatagattcatccatccatttttcaaccgtttattccttttggggtcgctgggggctacaatcgggcggaaataatagattttatttgtaaaaaaaagtactttacattgagcaaacaatttcaaagtgctacagtgtattaaaaaaataataataataataaaaagataataaaaagaaaaactaatgcgacttgtccagggtgtacccccccatccgcccgattgtagctgagataggcgccagcgccccccgcgaccccgaaagggaataagcggtagaaaatggatggatggactagaagagcctaatagctagaactagtatgcatatatctataaaaaagcttttttatagattttttgttgttgtttttgttttgagtgaCAGCAGTGTTGAAGAGGGTTTGAATTTTTAATGTGAAATCAATAAAAAGAGCTATGAaagaaaaaaagctttttttaaaaagaagggtttttaagccttttttaaaagcatccaccgtctgtggtgccctcaggtggtcagggagcgcGTTCCGGTCCCCCATATGTTTTATTACGTTCTTTTCAATTCATGTGATATTAATCTaactaaatgtaaaaataataaatgttgtgTTATCTGCTCTGAATTGCTGTGGCTTGATAAAGACGGCTAATTTAGGTCTGGCTCCTCCTCCTATAGGCAAGTACGTCTACCAGCCCATGACCAACGTGTGCCAGCTGCCCAGCACGGCGGTGCCCCCCGCCGACGCGGAGTACAGCGGCACCATGGACCTGTCCGTTTCCCTGGCCGAGCGCTTCCTCAAGCTGGCGCCCTGCTTCCGCTCGCCGCCACACCTGGAGTCGCCGAAGTACTGCGTCATCGCCGACCTGTTCGTGGACGACTACGTGGTCAAACGCATCAACGGCAAGATGTGCTACGTGCAGCGACCCGCGCCGGCGCTACCCGAACCCCCTCAAACCGCCGCTCCTCCCCGACCCGCGCCAGCCACACCTCAGAGGCCTCGAAACCCTCCCCGGCCGCGGCCCGCCGTCAAGCCCGCGCCGACGCCTCCGTCGGGCCGCCGGCTGCACAGTGAACATAAACACCCCTCCCCGCTGGACAAGGTAAAGGGCTCCAAAATGGACCCCTGCTCCTCACCGTCCAGCTCCGAGGACTCCGGCATCAACGCGCTGGGTCTGCACTGTATGGAGTCCTGTGAGGAAGaaagcgaggaggaggaggaagaggaagaggagggggaaGAGGACGACGACTTGAGCACGGATGAAAACTCCAGTCCCGGCAGCCCGTGGGGTCGAGACGACGGCGCTGTCCTGTCTCCGTCCAAGTCTATCATCGAGATCATTGAAAAGATGGAAACAactgtctagatcaggggtgcccattacgtcgatggcgagctaccagtcgaccgcggggggtgtgtcagtccatctccagccagacttttaaaaaaaatagacctaaaaatgagtgatcatcaatcttcaccaagacgtcacttaaatgacattcacggtaccggagggtcttgtgagatgacgctggctgctgcaagatcattattatgaaaatatgaccgagaggaaggcgagaaacactttttatttcaacagactctcgcgccgtaccttccgtcaaaactctaaaggccgactgcacatttcctatcttcacaataaaagccctgcttcatgctgcctgcgctaactaaatacagagtctcggaaaactggcgtgcacaagcgatccctcagaaagctggcgtgcacaagtttcCGAGACTcatatttagttagcgcaggcagcatgaagcagggcttttattgtgaagataggaaatgtgcagtcggcctttagagttttgacggaagggacggcgcgaaagtctgttgaaataaaaagtgtttctcgccttcctctctgtcattttttcataataatgaactggcagcagccagcgtcatctcacaagaccctcgggtgccgtgaatgtcaatcaagcaagctacggaatttgccgccaatgtttttcttgtaaagtgtatggaagctggatgaattagatgccaaaaaccaaccactttcatgtggtattgtacagaaaggacaactttttttcctcctccatttgaaaatgtgggcgttatcatcattactgtctgattccaatcaatgcaagtcatcagaatcaggtaatacaccaacttatattcttgtcttggtggaagaaagacatctatatgtgttacacatgcttgtattatcattaaacacatttaacttgtttactaaAAAggctttttcataaataaataaatataaatgatctatataaatgaggtagatcccctcgagttggtcaattgaaaagtagctcgcctgcagaaaaagtgtgggcacccctggtctagataacCCGGAGCGCCATCAAGAACGGCGCCAAAGGATTCCGCAGGAAATGAAGCGCACCTCACATCTACTCACGTTCCCCGCATGGAGTCTAGTCCTACCATACAGGAGGCGAAGCACAGCGTTCAGAGAGCACACCACGGAAATGTAAAGGAGTGTATTATGGGTAATagtcgtatagcgcttttctaccttcaaggcactccaaagtgctttgacactatttccacattcacccactgatAGCGGAAGCCCTAACCaccaaccatcaggagcaagggcgcagtctcttgcccaaggcgaggttggtagaaggtggggattgaaccaggaaccactCTCCCGACccccgccacgccgtcccccgtcttcattaatgttattatttttgttacaGAAGTGACGAGGAGCCACACTGAGAAGAAAACGTAGCATAAAACTACATAAATACAGACGGTCCCTTATTTTACatcagggtgtccaaactttttccaccgagggcctcacactgaaaaatcaaagcaggcGGGGgcccattttcatattttttattttaaaaaacaatgcaataagtgtataaaaaatatacatttaggcctccactcagttatgatcctaaagggttttggtccaaaaaaatataaaaaatgtgtcattatttagtattGCTATGTtctttattattcaagtttttaaatctctagaaccggggtagggaacctatggctctagaaccagatgtggctcttttgatgactgcatctggctctcggataaatctgaactgacgttgtttaacacgataaataatgaataattccacttgtaatcacagtgttaaaaataacgttcaaaatatgaaacattctcatgcatttttaatccatccatccgtttttctaccgcacctgttcaagaagttgcgttaacggtaagaagttatttatttataattggttagtgtggggttttccctcctgggggttcttcagacccccaagcaccgacatgagagcctgtttcagggttacaatattgttttattaatagtatttccagccccaacccagtctctcctggTTTCTGCTCATAACAGAGCgagaggtgattagataacaaggcccaggtgggccatctacgcacctgtcgctgcaggcccgcagtccacgccccccctccacagttagcttcagaataacaatgtaacctattatactctagaaatgttggtcttaattaaaaatacacgcgtttagttgtgttgagtgttaaaaaaaatattatatggctcttagggaaatatattttaaaatatttggcttttcggctctctcagccaaaaaggttcccgacccctgctctagatcaacattagggggggaaaaaaaaatggaaaaaccacaaaatatgcaatattttcacccaataacctttttaggtggaatatttgagatgatataataattggagccttcattttggattttgattcattattattttttgagcagtgacacttaaaaacaaaccaccccaaaataattggggatccaaaagtgctgaaaaaataaattatacattttttctactgtttacttttaacataattgcggcggtatagctcggttggtagagtggccgtgccagcaacttgagggttgcaggttcgattcccgcttccgccctcttagtcactgccgttgtgtccttgggcaagacactttacccacctgctcccagtgccacccacactggtttaaatgtaacttagatattgggtttcactatgtaaagcgctttgagtcacttgagaaaagcgctatataaatataattcacttcacaataatcACGAGATTAATTTCAGATACATCCGTCAATTTTAGGTTTTATTCTTGTTtacgttttttgtttgtatgttttaggccatgggtgtcaaactctggcccgtgggccaaatttggcccgccgtgtaatttaatttggcccttgaggcaataataaattaacataagagctggcccgccgctgtaacgccacattcaccactaatactcatactcgtcaaccctcccaattttcccgggagactcccgaagttcagtgcccctcccgatttccacccggacaataatattgggggcgggcagtaaaagcactgcttttggcgttctctacatgtcgccacgtccgcttttcctccataaaaatagcgtgccggcccactcacataatatatgtggctcatacacacacacaagtgtatgcaaggtatacttggtcaacagccatacaggtcacactgagggtggccgtataaataactttaacactctttcaaatatgcgccatactgtgaaccaacagcaaacaagaatgacaaacacatttcgggagaacatccgcaccgtaacacaacataaacacaaccggacaaatacccagaaccctttgcatcactaactcttccgggacgctacactatacacccccgggccccaactcaaacccgccgctgaaagaaggcattaaatttgtgtttttatcttatttgatatgccattgatattttttaattattattatttgaaacttatataactataaagttatataagccttgcttggtcaatattcaatgcaaaacttgtttgggtccctattaaaggcttaatttgttaatttgttcagttttaaattttggcccactctgtatttgagtttgacagccctgctctagatcaacattaggggaaaaaaaatggaaaaaacacaaaatatgcaatatttccaccCAAtgacttttttaggtggaatatttgagattatataataattggagccttcattttggattttgactcattattattttttgagcaatgacacttaaaaacaaatcacccgaaaataattggggatccaaaagtgtcctactcattaaaataaatacttttaacacaataatctcgagattaacttcagatatatccgtcaattgtaagttttattgttgtttacgttttttgttcatatgttttaggcccttcttttaaaaaaaaaacacagcttagttttttatatggcaaaacacaaaatatacaacattttcccgaaaaaatatctcaaagtggaatatttaatgtgacgtaattggagccttgaataggtcaataattcaaaatgacatttattttgattcattattatttttaatagaaagaaatagcctgcatggcagctttgtgttcttgttagatttcacctgtttgctcttttataccactttttatgtttttaatttttttcaattgtattcttaaaatgtgccttggggccgttaaaaaataacccgagggccgcaaatggcccccgggattttggtcaacagccatacaggtcacactgagggtggccatatagacaactttaacactgttacaaatatgcgccacactgtgaacccacaccaaacaagaatgacaaacacatttcgggagaacatccacaccgtaacacaacataaacacaacacaaccccttgcagcactaactcttccgggacacccCTGTTATACATGAATAAAAATTGGTTTTTATGCAGGGAAATAAAGATGGATTTTTCTTTTAGAAATATcctataatatcggactgccgataaatgctttaaaatgtaatatcggaaattatcggtatcggtttcaaaaagtaaaatttaggactttttaaaacgccgctgtgagcgccaataaacctcaaaggcactgcctttgcgggcCGGCCCAGTCTTGTAAcaactacggcttttcacacacgcaaATGAAtgaaatgcatacttggtcaacagccatacaggtcacactgcgggtggccgtataaacaaggttaatactgttacaaatatggcgccacactgtgaacccacaccaaacaagaatgacaaacacattttgggagaacatccgcactgtaacacaacagaacacgcgtttctcctcattgagccaaatttgaatcctgtctctgtttaattccttgcttcttgtctgtttaacagCAGTCttaagtgtttgaacctgaccgcggtctttctgtgtggagtttgcatgttctccccgtgactgctttgAAAATAGTACTTTTTtgtaacagtaccactttttgtcaggttcaaacaccgaactgtGTGTcacacaagacaagaagaaggactCAAGCAGAGACGGGAGTTCAATttcgctcatgaggagaaacgtctggggcTCTACAGTCAGTTACAGTTTCACCCTAagctctaaggtacagtcccacgtgctcctctatttatgcGAGTATGCGAGACAACTTGCAAtggagttgagttgagtttgagtttatttcaaacatgcaaacatacaacatgatacatcacaatttccagtttcaacatgtttgaaatgaAGTAGAAGcacagtttatttaatcctaccccttttcttttacatagcagttgctaaaacctttgttcacttcctgttctcaatttagtaatcacaattaaaaaaaagaaataaataataattggtgacgTAAGTTACattcatttttgattgattgatacttttattagtagattgcacagtacagtacatattccgtacaattgaccactaaatggtaacacccgaataagtttttcaacttttttaagtcggggtccacgttaatcaattcttatTTATctcatatgatgagataagtaagaatattttgagaatgaatgaataCAAGATTAgaagttgtgtgcctttgcacggatagaaaagtacaacttcagcacaattgataataactatagccaCGGCCTTAAAGcatgagagttgtgtgataacttatacataattaatccataatttattttcaaaaatgacAAGTACTGTATATCCtcaaagtttgattgattgaaacttttattactagatttcacagtacagtacatattccgtacaattgaccactaaatgataacaccccaataagtttttcaacttgtttaagtcggggtccacgttaatcaattcatacttatctcatatgatgagataagtatgaatattttgagaatgaatgaataCAAGATTAgaagttgtgtgcctttgcacggatagaaaagtacaacttcagcacgattgataataactatagccacggcctttaagcatgagagttgtgtgataacttatacataattaattaataatttccCTTCAAAAATGACACGTACTGTATATCCTCAAAGTtcgattgatggattgattgaaacttttattagtagattgcacagttcagtacatattccgtacaattgaccactaaatggtaacaccccaataagtttttcaacttgtttaagtcggggtccacgttaatcaattcatacttatctcatatgatgagataagtatgaatattttgagaatgaatcAATACAAGATTAgaagttgtgtgcctttgcacggatagaaaagtacaacttcagcgcgattgataataactatagccaCGGCCTTAAAGcatgagagttgtgtgataacttatacataattaattaataatttccCCTTCAAAAATGACAGGTATATCCtcaaagtttgattgattgaaacttttattagtagattgcacagtacagtacatattccgtacaattgaccactaaatggtaacacccgaaataagtttttcgacttacAACTCATGGTAAAAAGTCCTGCCTTTTTTCTGTAATATTTCCTTCTAACGTCTTGTAAATGTGTCCTTGTTTTTTAGCCAGCGGTCTCATTATTTACTTTTCTTGTCAGTGTGGTTCTAATTGTCCTCCATTGAGAAGCTCGACTAAACCCGGCGGTTGTTAGAATTATGCCGACAAACTTTCCAAGCAGTGAAAGTTCAGATTCCTTGACGAAAATCAAGTTTGTCATAAGACGCCGTTGTGTTCATTTCTTCTTGCAGCTCTACACGGATATAAAAAGAAAGTCCATATTGTCATGCCAAGGCCAGCCACCTCTTACAGGGGAAAAGTACACAAAGCCTTTGAAAGCAGAGTTAGTCTGCACTTTACTGACGCAGGTCCGTGGTTTTAGGTCCGTGTTCGACAATCAAGGATTAAACACAAGCACATTCCTACGCTCTGCCTGCCTGTGAGAATGATCTCGGTTGTCTACTGTGTGCTCCCCAAGTCTTTAGTGGGCTCGGAACAAAGCCAGACTTGCAATGACCTCCATTAGCCACCAAGAAATGGAACGGCATGGGCGAGTCTCAGTGGAATCTGCCGAGACCGAAGAACGGGACACTTCTACAAACATAGAAAGTTAGATTGGGAATTCAAATATGTTTAGAGAGAATTGTATGGCCTTGTCTGCTTTTGATCGTGGGAATGGTacgcagcatacttgccaaccctcccgattttcccgggagacttctgaatggggagtgctcagagagtttggggtaacggactgtctgattgtggctccatgtatgatcagtgtcagaacttggtccgcatcgccggcagtaagttgaacctgtttccagtgagggttggactccgccaaggctgtcctttgtcacccattctgtttataacttttatggacagaatttctaggcgaagtcaaggcgttgaggggttccggtttggtgaccgcaggattaggtctctgctgtttgcagatgatgtggtcctgacggcttaatctggccaagatcttcagctctcactggatcggtttgcagccgagtgcgaagcgacTGGGATTAGAATCAACAACTCCAAGTCCATGGTtatcgcctggaaaagggtggagtgctatctccgggttggggaggagaccctgccccaagtggaggagttcaagtacctcggagtcttgttcacgagtgagggaagagtggatcgtgagatcgacaggcggatcggtgcggcgtcttcagtaatgaggaCGCTGTATCTACCAGTTggggtgaagagggagctgagccgggaggcaaagatctcaatttaccggtcgatctaagttccaatcctcacctatggtcatgagctttgggttatgaccgaaaggacaagatcacgggtacaagcggcccaaatgagtttccaggtctctcccttagagatagggtgagaagctctgccatccgggaggaactcaaagtaaagccgctgctcctccacatggagaggagccagatgagttggtttggGCATctcgtcaggatgccacccgaacgcctcccgagggatgtGTTTCAGGcatgtccgaccagtaggaggccacggggaagacccaggacacgttgggaagtctatgtctcccggctggcctgggaacgcctcggggtctCCCGGGAGgacctggacgaagtggctggggagagggaagtctgggcttccctgcttaggctgctgcccccgcgacccgacctcggataagcggaagaagatgaatggatagatggactcctgaatttcagtgcccctgaaaaatctcccggggcaaccgttctcccaaatttctcccgatttccacccgtacaTCAATATTGAGGGTGGGGGGGGGTGTCCTCTACaaactgtcgtcacgtccgcttttccttcatacaaacagcgGGCTGATGTAGATGCATAATGTATGCGGTttctacacacacaagtgaatcctgtatacctggtcaacagccatacaggtcacactgagggtggccgcataaacaacttaaacactgttacaaatatgcgccacactgtgaacccacaccaaacaagaatgacaaacacaattcgagagaatatctgcactgtaacacaacataaacaaaacagaacaaatacccagaaccccttacagtACTAACTCTtacgagacgctacaatatacaaaccgcaccc is a window encoding:
- the zgc:162707 gene encoding UPF0524 protein C3orf70 homolog B, producing the protein MATSGAAKCAKSEKLDEAQALAKSCAGRPDFLPCDGLSICATHSHGKCFKLHWCCHLGWCHCKYVYQPMTNVCQLPSTAVPPADAEYSGTMDLSVSLAERFLKLAPCFRSPPHLESPKYCVIADLFVDDYVVKRINGKMCYVQRPAPALPEPPQTAAPPRPAPATPQRPRNPPRPRPAVKPAPTPPSGRRLHSEHKHPSPLDKVKGSKMDPCSSPSSSEDSGINALGLHCMESCEEESEEEEEEEEEGEEDDDLSTDENSSPGSPWGRDDGAVLSPSKSIIEIIEKMETTV